TTCGGTGATATTTCGGAAGACAGCTTCGGGGTCTTTATTCCAGATCCACTGCCACCGCGTCCGAGCCAGCAGGGCGAGTTTGCGGGCCGTACTGAGCTGTGGGGTCTCCGAGAGGACGTCGTACTCTCGGTTACGGATGAGCCGGTGGTGGTCGGCGTACAGCACTGCCGCCAGCAACACCGCAAGCTGGCAGTCCTCGGGGAGATATTTGATTCCGGCGACACCCTCACTGTAGAGGTCTTCGGCTCGGGCGAGTTCGTCCTGCATCACGGCGGCGACGCCCGTATCCATCTCGAAGTTTCTGAGCTGGTCGTTGGTAACGTCATGACGGTCAAGCGTCGACTGCGGCAAGTAGATCCGGTCGCGTTCGACGATGTCCTCCCGGACGTCCCGAAGGAAGTTGGTGAGTTGGAACGCTTCGCCGAGTGCGGTCGCGTGGGTGAGTGCCTGCTCGGGATTGTCGGGAGCCATAACCGCGGTCATCATTCGCCCGACAGCGGAG
This sequence is a window from Halohasta litchfieldiae. Protein-coding genes within it:
- a CDS encoding phytoene/squalene synthase family protein — encoded protein: MVGDDQIARSKAIQQQTGKTFHVATRLLPPRIREATYVLYAFFRVADEVVDDPGDNTPAQQRAELETIRAAALGETETDDPVLAAFAELREEYDIDPDDVDTFIDAMASDIDTDRYETYAELEAYMDGSASAVGRMMTAVMAPDNPEQALTHATALGEAFQLTNFLRDVREDIVERDRIYLPQSTLDRHDVTNDQLRNFEMDTGVAAVMQDELARAEDLYSEGVAGIKYLPEDCQLAVLLAAVLYADHHRLIRNREYDVLSETPQLSTARKLALLARTRWQWIWNKDPEAVFRNITEGKGRGGMFTRGAKLVDRLPVR